One Betaproteobacteria bacterium genomic window, AAATCGTCTACGCCAAGCGCGATCCCTTCGTTCGCAAGGTGGTGGTGGACCGCGGGTCGCAGCATGGCGTGCGCGCCGGGCAGGCGGTCATCGACGAGACCGGCCTCGTCGGACAGGTGACACGGGTTCTTCCGCTCGCCTCCGAGGTCACGCTGATCACCGACAAGAACCAGGCGGTGCCCGTCCAGAACCTTCGCACCGGCGCACGGTCCGTGGTCTTCGGAGTCGGCCGCGACGAGGTTCTGGAATTGCGCTTCATGCCCGTCAACGCCGACGTTCAAGTGGGCGACACCTTGGTCACTTCCGGCATCGACGGGCTTTACCCAGCGGGCTTTCCGGTGGCAACCGTGGCGGCCATCGATCGCAGTGCTACCAATGCGTTCGCGCGGATCGAGTGTTCTCCGAGTGCCGGGGTGAACCGCGGAAGCCTCGTCCTGCTTGTGCTCGACAAGCGCGTGCTGCCGGAGAAGCCGGCGGACGAAGAGCCGGTCACCAAGTCGGC contains:
- the mreC gene encoding rod shape-determining protein MreC: MAVAARAGGRSLMEDQHPPFFERGPSPLARFTFFALLSIVLLFADARLRYLEHIREAVSVALYPFERAALAPGAALIRLATFFSTQSKLIDENEALRVKTLELGSKAARLEALTAEARQLRKLFSASERTDLTLQLAEIVYAKRDPFVRKVVVDRGSQHGVRAGQAVIDETGLVGQVTRVLPLASEVTLITDKNQAVPVQNLRTGARSVVFGVGRDEVLELRFMPVNADVQVGDTLVTSGIDGLYPAGFPVATVAAIDRSATNAFARIECSPSAGVNRGSLVLLVLDKRVLPEKPADEEPVTKSAKSKKKGS